The genomic interval tccagaatgtacaaagaactcaaaaaattaaacaataagataacaaataatccaatcaacaaatgggccaaggacctgaacaaacacttctcagaggaggacatacaatcaatccacaagtacatgagaaaatgctcaccatctctagcaatcagagaaatgcaaatcaaaaccaccctaagataccatttcactccagtaagattggcagccattatgaagtcaaacaacaataagtgttggcgaggatgtggggaaaagggcacacttgtacactgctggtgggactgcaaaatggtgaggccaatttggaaagcagtatggagatttatgggaaagctgggaatggatccaccatttgacccagctattgcccttctcagactattccctgaggaccttaaaagagcgcactatagggatatggccacatcaatgattatagcagcacaattcacaatagctagactgtggaaccaacctagatgcccttcaatagatgagtggataaaaaaattgtggaagctatacacaatggagtattatgcagcactaagaaatgacaaaatcatacaatttgcagggaaatggatggcattagagcagattatgctaagtgaagctagccaagccctaaaaaacaaatgtcaaatgtcttctttgatataaagagagccactaagaatagaacaggaaggaagagcatgaggaaaagactaacagtaaactaagataaatggagggagagaaagggagagagaagggaaagcatatggaaatcgtaggagaccttcagtgatacacaaaattataagaggttaataggggcaagggggagggggacaaaaagggagagaattgaacaacagcagagaaggtagagagggaagatgggaggggaggggaggggaggggaggggggatagtaggggataggaaaggtagcagaattcaacagtcactaatatgccattaggtaaaaatatgagtatgtaacagaagtgagtctgcaatatgtatttggggagttcaaaacccaattgagtcaaatgtatgaaagatgatatatcatgagctctgtaatgttttcaacaatcaataaaaaaaatgaaaaaaaaaaagttcatcattcCCTTCCATCTTATGGAAGAGTAAACTCAACTATTACTAACACTTAAGCATAAAAACCAAAGTCTTATGAGGACCATCTGGGGAAAGGATGAGGACGCCttcctccctcccaaccccatagGTGTGAAGACTGAGCGCTCCAGTGTCTCGGGGGACAGAGCACTCTGTGGTGGTATCACAAGGTGGATGAGGGGCTACCACACTTTTGATGGTAATTCTACGAAGAGAGAGGAATTGAATGCCCTGAGTGCAGATAGGACAAGGTCTTCCAAAACCCAAAGTCAGTAGAAATGTGGAGACTTGAAGTGACAAGTCCATTGCGCTAGTGTACAAATGTTGACTTCTAAACAAGCAAACATCATCTCCACACCCCACTGAAGGGAAAAACATCTGGAGTCCTTTTCTGTTCTTATTGTGAAAATGGAAAAAGTTCTGGAGACCCCTGAGGGAGAGGACCACTGGGGCTGTGTCCAGCCATGACGGGGCCATTTCTAGCTCTGACCTCACAAGGGGCCATTGTGAGGAATCTCAAGCAGCCGGTATATAAGGGGGCGGCTGAGGCTGGGCTTTGTCCACTAGTacaggaagctcttggtggtgacCTGTCGGACTCCCAGGTAGTTAGCGCGTTTGGCGGTTGGCGGTCGGTGGTTGTGGTCTGTGGATATtggttttttgatttgggttttttgttttgtctggttttggtttttgatttggatttgttgttttggtttgttatttttttttcagctagcATCCTTAGTGGGTGTTCCTGCTCAGGATGTCCATGGTTAGCAAGAGTAGTCAGTCTAGAGTAGCGTTGCTGGGGCCGGGCTCCTGCCAGGAGCCAGGCTTCCTGGACCAGTATGAGGTCCTGAGGGCCATTGGGCATGGCGAGTTTGGCCAGGTCCACCTGGCCCGCCATCGCCTCACAGGGGCAGAGGTGGCAGTGAAAGTCCTGAAGACGGAGACAGAGGACATGTCGGACCTCTCCGAACCTCTAATGTTGGAGAGCCTGGAGCACCCCAACGTGATCCAGCTCTTCCAGGTGATCAGGACCAGGGAAAACCTGTACATGGTGATGGAGCATGCAGGTGGGGGACAGCTACTTCAGCGCATCCCACCTGGTGGCATGCCGCAGGAGGAGGCCTGCAGACTCTTCAGGCAGATCGTGTGTGCCCTGGGCCACTGCCACGACAAGGGCATCATGCACAGAGACCTGAAGCCAGCGAACATCATGCTGGATGCCAGAGGACACGTGAAACTCATTGACTTCGGCCTCAGTGCCAGGTTCACGGCCGGGCAGAAGCTGAATGACTTATGGGGTACTCTGGCTTACATTGCCCCAGAAATTGTCCTGGAGCAAGAGTATGAGGGCCCCTCAGCGGACATCTGGAGCCTGGGCGTCACTCTCTATTTTATGTTGACGGGGAGCCTCCCATTCAGGGGGGACACCCCTCAGGAGATGCTGATGAGGATCCTTCTGGCAAGGTTCCATGTGCCCAGCTCTGTTCCCGTCAAAGCACGAAGGCTCATCCGCCAGATCCTGGTCTTGAAACCCAAGAAGCGACCCACAGTGAAGCAGATCCTGCAGCACCCATGGCTGCGGCTGGGTGAGCCGTGTGCACCCCATCCTTCCAGCCAGGCCCTCCCCACACGCCCAGACCCCGCCATCCTGACCATGCTGTTCGACATGGGTTTTGATCCCTACCAAACCTGGGTGTCTCTGGCCAAGAGGAAGTTTGATGCGGTGATGGCGACGTACCTCATCCTGAAGCACCAGCAAGGCCAGGGGGTAGGGAGCGCCTTCCAGGGGCAGCCTGTGCCTCAGTGGCTTAGGCCTCGCCAGCGCCCCGAGAATCTCTCCCATGTCCCTGTCCTCCCACAGAGGAGCGCCAGCCAGCCTGCCCTGCGCACCTCCCCCTTGCGCTCTGAGAACCCGCTGCCCGAGGACGCCCAACAGCCAGGGCACAGGGGCATCAGGGCTGGCAGCCTGCCTGCCATTCCTCTGCGCTGCCCGCCTGCAGGGGCCCCCACTCTCCGCAGCTGCTCCCAGTCTGACTCTGGCTTCCCCAGGCCCAAGCCCTCCAGGGTCCTCGTCTGGTGGCCCAGGGCAcacagcagctcctcctcccaggacACAGCCCCGAGGCAAGGCCCTGGCCACACCAATGGCTGGAAACGGGTGAGGAGCAGGATCGCTGCCTGTGTGCGAGCCCTGTGCTGCTGCTGTGTGCCACGTGTCAGCGATAAAGTGGCTCCAATGTCATAGAGAAGAGACGTGCCACACCCATAGACAGCCTGCCTCCAAGGAAGTGGAGAGCCAGACAGACAGCGCCAGCGGACGGCCTTctctcctctgcctccacctgcGGAAGACCTCAGAGACTGTTCTGCCTGGGACACTTCGCCCTGCTGGGACACTCCACcctgcccctctctcctctcccacatTCTTCTCAgatgtttcttaataaaattgGTTTCAAATTTTGTTCCAAAGATTAAATTGTAGCTGATGAAAAGAAAGGTGAGTCCTCAGGCTGAGGGCAGGGCCCACAGGGTCCAACTGGCCATCGTCTCCCAGGCCACTCACTGGCCTTGAGCCATCAAGGAGCATTCGGTTGCTGTGAGCTGGTTCAGACAGATTTGTTCTACACTGGCTCTCCCTTGGAGCCAGTGTAGACATGACTTTTACTTGGTGACCTTGTAATGCTCAGGAGTCCCTACCTGAGCATTCTCCACAGGGTGGGTGGCAACTGTTGGAGAAATCACCTCTGTGAAGGCCTGGGAGACCCCAGTGTTCGATGGCATCGTCTTCATGATACTGTGTgcagggaagggagatgggaCAGTGGGCAGGGCGGGCCTGCCTGAGGGGTCCTGGGCAGGGACAAAGGAGGACGGTGTGAAGAGAACCATGGAAAGCATTGCCAGTGCCGGGAAGGAGAGACGCAAGCGATGGTGCACCCAGGCACgcgtgtgctcacctggcatggcGGGGTCCTCTGTCACTGCCCCATTGGGAAGTGTTCTTGGTGACTCCAGTGGTCCATGGCATGCCTGGTCACTTCCTTAGTGACTCAAGGGCCTCTGGAAGATAAAGACTGGGATCCCATATCTTCTCACAGTGGCCTGATGTTTGGGGAGGAATCCGCCCCATCTGTGTGATGGGCCAACTCCTAGTCCCTCACAGTCCTTGTTTTGAAGTCCTAACCAGGAGCTCAATGTGTGTCCATATGGAGAGACCGGGTCTGCTCAGGGATTATTAAGTTCAGTGAGGCATCTGAATAGCCCTAATCAGATGTGAGCCATGTCTTTTGTCTGGCAAAAGAATCCGGTCAGACTCCCAGAACTACCAGTATGAGGATCATGCAGGGAGTCCATCTGCAAGCTCAGAGGCTTCAGTGGCCACCCGCCCTCACC from Ictidomys tridecemlineatus isolate mIctTri1 chromosome 8, mIctTri1.hap1, whole genome shotgun sequence carries:
- the LOC101956056 gene encoding sperm motility kinase 2B, producing the protein MSMVSKSSQSRVALLGPGSCQEPGFLDQYEVLRAIGHGEFGQVHLARHRLTGAEVAVKVLKTETEDMSDLSEPLMLESLEHPNVIQLFQVIRTRENLYMVMEHAGGGQLLQRIPPGGMPQEEACRLFRQIVCALGHCHDKGIMHRDLKPANIMLDARGHVKLIDFGLSARFTAGQKLNDLWGTLAYIAPEIVLEQEYEGPSADIWSLGVTLYFMLTGSLPFRGDTPQEMLMRILLARFHVPSSVPVKARRLIRQILVLKPKKRPTVKQILQHPWLRLGEPCAPHPSSQALPTRPDPAILTMLFDMGFDPYQTWVSLAKRKFDAVMATYLILKHQQGQGVGSAFQGQPVPQWLRPRQRPENLSHVPVLPQRSASQPALRTSPLRSENPLPEDAQQPGHRGIRAGSLPAIPLRCPPAGAPTLRSCSQSDSGFPRPKPSRVLVWWPRAHSSSSSQDTAPRQGPGHTNGWKRVRSRIAACVRALCCCCVPRVSDKVAPMS